In Spirochaeta lutea, the sequence ATGACGATGGTCAAATTCTCATCTATGCCGGTCAAGAAGATCAGGCCCTGATCCTGCTAGATATAGACTCCGGAGAAGAGCAAAGTATTCCCCTGCCCGGGGATGCCATTCCTGGAGCCGGACTCATTATCCCTATGGATGAAGTCCTAGCCATAGAACGTCGTGGAGAAATACTTGTCCTGGATAATCTCGGAACCGACACCACCAGCGTACGACGCATATCCCATCAGGGCGAACTATTGCTTGCCTTGGGCGAATTCCCCGGGATAGGCATGGCCTTCCAGGTAACAACCCAGGATGGATCGCTCCTTGAGGTGGTTACAGATCATGGTGAAGGGATGTTCATGGTCGATGGATCCTATCTCCATGATGTTATTATGACACCCCAGGGCTATCTATGGGCAGGTGAGGGGTTAATCGGCTATACCTCCTTTTTTTGGAAGGGAGGTGCTGATGGCTAGGCGTATGTGCTGCATGGTGTTGATGGTGCTTCTTGGATTTTCAGTGTTTTCCTGGGACTGGCAGGAGCGTTATCGATCGGCAATAGAACCGTGGTACCCCGGTGACACAAACAATGGTTTTTCTCCTCCGAAGCTGATCCTTCAAACCAACAATTTCAGTATTCTGGAGCATGGGCTGGTTCTTTTTCGATCTGATCGTGCGTTATACGGAAAAACTCGGGCAGGTATGCTTCCCGAGAAGGGAGATTGGGTTTCCATCCTTCAGCCCGGGGGGTTCGTCACCGAGTACCGGACCGATGGGGGAGGAATCGACCTACCACCCTTTAGCATGGAAGTGCAGGCTGGGCAAAAATTAGGAATCACATCGCCTGTCACCGAAGAGGCCTCTCTTTCTATTCTTTTTTTTGACACGGAGAAACGGCGGGTTCTTAATCCCCAGGCTGTTCAGCCCCTGTATATGGATAGCCATGGTCTCGGTATCGAACGAGCGATCTTGGTATCTGATCGTGGCCAGGATGAATCACAGCGACTTATCGGATGGCGGACTGCTCAAGTGCCCTTCGGGTCCGGGGTTTTTCAGGCGGTACTGCGGGGTGGACGTTCCGGTATTCAATCTGTTTCAGTATCCCTTGATGGTGAGGTTATCAGCGCATCAGAGTATGACTATCTCATGGAAAGCGGGGACGAGAGCATTACCACGGGTATTCCGGGGTTTTCAGGGGCCTTGGAGGTGTTGAATTCTCAGGGTGATTCTATGCTGTTTCGGTATAGTACGCGTATTGAAATTCCCCGGGGGGTATCAACAGTTTCTCTTGCGGTGACAGATTATTCCGGGATCAGTTACTCAATTTCCTATCCGTTGATTGGGCGATAACATTCTATGCTGATGGATTAAGGGAGGATAGAGTGAAGACGTTTTCAAAGCAGCCTGGAACCATGGAGAACATGGAGGTGGTGGACTGCCCTATTTGCTCAAGCCGTTTGGTACGGGAGCTCTGGGATTGTGGAGAGTTTGTATTCTCTTCATGTGAGGGATGTGGCCATGTGTATCAGAATCCGAGACCGGCAGCGGGAGATCTCATAGAGAGGTATGACGGGGAATACCTAAGCTATGAGGTTGACAACGATGAGCGTTTTTTTGCTCTGATGAAGCTGGGATTGAAGGATGTGCGGTTCTCTCGCATTGAAGCAGACATAAAAACCCGGAGCAGTGGTACCCCTCGGTTTTTAGATATCGGATGTGCAACAGGAATGCTGGTTCGGCATTTTAAGGATAGGGGCTGGGATGCCCAGGGGGTTGAGGTGTGTACCCCGGCTGCAGAATACGGAAAAACCCACCGAGGTGTTACGATTCATATAGGGACCTTGGAAACCCAGGCTTTTCCTGATCAGTATTTCGATGTGGTTCATTCCAGTCATGTGATAGAGCATGTACCTGAGCCCGGCGAGTATATCGCCGAGCAGGCACGGATCGTCAAATCCCAGGGGTATCTTATCGTTACTACGCCAAACCGTAGCAGCCTTCAGGCTCGGTGGAGGGGCAAGAATTGGCGGAGTGCCATCGCGGATCATGTCCATCTATTTTCACGCCGGCACCTCGGCGCACTGCTGAAACGCCATGGATTTCGGGTTGTCCGGTGGAAAACCTGGGGAGGGGCGCCGGTTGGTACCGCTTCGGGACTGAAGAAGAAGATCCTTGATCGTGGGGCTAAAGTATTTGGATTCGGCGACGTCATGATCTATCTAGCTCAAAAGAGATAGTATTGCCGGACTTTCGGTCTGGCTGGAGCTGGCTTGACACAGTTGCGGCTTTCTTTCTAGGATTACCTCATGACAAAGGATACTATACGGAAGTTGTCTGCGGATGACTTGCGAAAACTTGTTGAGCTATTAGACCTGGATATTGATGATGAACTACTGATTCTTGACTCGGATGAACTTAGGCTGCAAGTCGAAGAACTTATTTTCGAAGAACTGGAAGATACCCGGATAGAGAGGGAGCAAAACAGTACCCTACCGGTTCAGTACCAGGACAAACGATATTCCACCATTGAGGATATTTTCGGAACCGACCGGCCTATTGATTTCGGAAGTTTTGAGTTTCCGGAACAGTACAATGTAACCCGGATTGTTTGTATGCTCCGCGATCCCGCCTGGGTGTTTGCCTACTGGGATATCTCGCTTCATGATCGAAACGTCATGATGGAGGAGCCGAGTTTTCAAGAGGTGAAGCTTCTCATGGAAGAGGTACAGGGCGGTGAATCTGAGGAACGTGAAGCCATCATTGTTGAGATTCCAATCCAGTTGAATGATTCAAAATGGTACATCAATATTCCCCGAAGGGGTACGCACTATCGGGTTTCCTTGGTGGCCGTTTTCTCTAATAAGAACGAGGTATTGGCAAAAAGCGGGGTTTTTACAGTGCCGTCGGGAAGTATATCGAGACAGCTCGATATAATTGAATCGTTTGAAACAGAGGCGTTGCTTGCCCTTTCAGGGCTGGAGAACCTCGGAGTATCTACCTATGAGGGAATACCACAGCGTATTCTCCGTCATATCAATGTGAACGATTAAAAAGGAACAATACGTCATGCAGCAACCCAAGGGATATTTAAATTTTGTTCTCCATGCCCACCTGCCATTTATTCGTCATCCCGAGTATGAAACCTTCCTGGAAGAAACCTGGTTATTCGAAGCTATCTCTGAGACCTATCTTCCCCTGCTACGGATGTTTGACCGGTTGGATGCTGATGGGATTCCAATAAATATTTCAATTTCTTTTTCGCCGACCCTGGTTAGCATGCTGGAAGATCCACTGCTCCAACAACGATACGTCACCTATGTGGAAAAACTCATTCGTTTGGGAGAGAGCGAGGTTGTTAGAACCAAGGGGGATCCTGATTTTGCTCCCCTGGCGGAAATGTACTTGGATTTTTATAGTCGCAATCTGGAGGATTTTACCCAGAAATTTGAGATGCATATCCTCCGTGGTTTTGAGTTCTACTTTAAGAAGGGTAGTATCGAGCTGCTTACGGCTCCGGGTACCTACCCGTTTCTGCCTTTTTATGAGCAGTACCCATCCAATGTCGCGGCACACGTTGAGGCTGCTATTGATACCCACCATCGCGCCTTTGGCAAGGTTCCTAAGGGTATGTGGTTGCCGGAGTGCGGCTACTATCCCGGGCTGGAGGAAATTTTGAAGGACTATGAGATTGAGCATTTTTATACCAGTGCTCATGGTCTGCTCTTTTCTCCCGACATCCCGGTATCCGGGGTGTACGCTCCCGTCCAGACCCCCAATGGACTTGCCGTATTTGGTCGTGATATATCCAGCGCTAATCTAGTCTGGTCATCAGAGCAGGGGTATCCGGGTGATCCGGTATACCGTGATTTTTATCGGGACATCGGACACGATCTTGATTTTGATTACATTAAGCCCTATTTGCACCTGGAAAAAATCCGGGTAAACACCGGGTACAAGTATTTTGCTGTAACCGGGAACACCCCCCAGAAACGAATCTATCGTCCTGAGCGGGCCCAGAAAAAGGTGCGGGAGCACGCGGAGAATTTCATCTACCATCATACCCAGCACATCAATAAGGTTAGTCCCCTCATGAACTCCACTCCAGTCATTACCTGTCCGTTTTCTGCTGAGCTTTTCGGGCACTGGTGGTTTGAGGGGCCGCAGTGGCTTGAAAAGGTCTTAAGAACTGTCCATCAAACCCATGAGTTGGAGTTTATCCTTCCAACCAAATTTCTGGGAAACCAAGATCAGGAATTACAGACGGTTCAACCCATTTTTTCCTCCTGGGGAAACAAGGGCTACGCTGAGGTCTGGCTGGAAGGAAGTAACGATTGGATCTATCGGCATATACACACTGCTATAGAACGCCTTCAGGAAGTGATCGAACGGTTCCCCGATGCTTCCGGTCTTAAGGAGAGGGCGTTGAATCAGGCCGCCCGTGAAATAATGATGGCTCAGAGCCTGGATTGGCCAGTGATCATGCGCTCTGGTACGGCGGAACGCTATGCTGTTAACCGGGTGAAGGAGCATATCGCAAACTTTTATCGGATTTACGATGCCCTGGGGCAAGGGAATCTAGGCACCGAGTGGCTCACCCGGGTAGAGAAGAAGCATAATATTTTCCCCTCCCTTGACTACCGGGTGTTTGCTTCTCGTAGGCTTAAGAAACAGAGAAACCACGGGCATCCCTACGCTATCCGGTAGAGGGCTGAATCCGGGACAGGATTGTCCATACCAAAAAGATGATGTTGTATTGTTTCAAACCGCTCCAGCAAGTAGCTGGGCGGTTTTTTTTACGACCGCTAAAACTATGTTGAGTGAAAATTTCTGAAGGCCTCAAAAAAGTGTATTTATTCTGTCTACAAGGTTGACAGAATTTAGGGATGCTTTAGTATTGGTTCAGTGGGAAAAGGTGGAAAAAAAAGGGAAAAAGTGGTGAGATAGGATGTTAACAGGGGAGTACCGGGTAAGCCTGGATGACAAAGGAAGATTAATAATCCCATCCCGCCTTCGGTCGGCTATCCCGGGAGACAGTCTGGTGTTAACCAGGGGAGTTGACCGCTGCCTTTGGCTTTTTCCCATGGAAGATTGGAGAGCCCTTTCTTCCAGTTTGATGGAGGCTGCAAGCCCGTTTCAGAAAAAAGCGCGGCTTCTGCAGCGCCGGATTATTGCACCGGCTCAAGAGATGGATTTGGATAAACTTGGGCGGGTGAACATCCCCGGTACACTTCAGGAGGCTGCAGGTCTCCAGAAGGATTGTGTGATTCTTGGTATTGAAAAATACCTCGAAATATGGGATCTGGATGAATACCAGAGATACTATGCAGAGACGGAGGAGGAATTCCAGGAAGCGGCTGAAGAACTGGGAGGGCTCGTCTCCTTCTAAAAGTCAATACACGTAAGGAAGAAGAATGGATATTGTGCATAAGCCGGTTATGGTTGAAGAAGTGGTGGATTATCTAAAGCCTGAACCGAATGCCGATTCCTTACTGGTGGATTGTACCCTTGGCGAAGGCGGGCATTCAGAACGTTTCCTTTCAGATTTTCCTCAACTTCGTGTAATCGGCATCGATCGCGATCCGGATATTCAGCAAAAGGCTCGAATCCGGTTGGCGTCATTCGAAGACCGGATGCAGTACTTCCTCGGCTGGTATGATGAGTATTTTAACCTAAATCCCATGGGTGAACGCCCCGACCGGATTCTGTTTGATCTTGGCATCTCTGTGTTTCATTATGCCCAGAGCGGCCGGGGGTTCTCCTTTTCGAGTGATGAGCCCCTGGACATGCGCTTAGACAATACGGAAGGGGAGTCAGCTGGAGATGTGGTCAATCGCAGATCCGAGGGAGAGATTGCTGATATATTCTTCCGTTACGGTGAGGAACGCTACTCTCGAAGGATCGCGGCAAGGATTGTAGCGGAGCGAAAGAACTCGCCCTTCCTTACTGCAAAACAGTTGGCAGATGCGATCTGGCATGCGGTACCTAATCAGTACCGACATGGGCGCATACACCCGGCTACCCGCTGTTTTCAAGCCCTGCGCATCATGGTAAACCATGAGTTGGATCGGGTGGAGAGGGCTGTTCAGGCCTCATTTCGGGTTTTAAAGCCCGGGGGAAGGTTGGGTGTTATCAGTTTCCATTCGTTGGAGGATAGGATTGTGAAAAAAGCCTTTCGTGAGTACAGCCGAAACTGTAGTTGTCCTCCAGAACAGCCGATCTGTAACTGTGGGGGTAGGGCATTGGGCTCGATTCTCACCAAAAAGCCCCTTGTGGCTACAGAGCTGGAATGCCGGAATAACCCGCCATCTCGGAGTGCAAAATTTCGGGTTATCCAAAAACTGAGGGATACAAGGATGGATCAATGAAGAAGGTTTCTGCCTGGGTGGCTGCATTGCTGATACCTGCAGGATTTTTGTTCCATGTTTTTTTAAGCGTAAATCATTTTGCCCTGGATCAAAAAATCTCACGGGCGGAATTCATCCAGAATAGGCTGGTAGAACGGAATAAACGCAGATTGACCGAGGAGTCGGTGCTTCTATCACCCCAGCGGGTAAGGGATTATGCCCTGGAAGAGCTAGGCTGGGATCGGCCGGATCAGGATAATACTGTGCATTTCTGGGTTGGATCTGATACCGGGAGTACTACCTCTACAGGGGAGGCTGAGAATGACTGAGAAGCCCAGCGGTGCTGCCGTTCTGTTCACCTTTCCTGAATTAACCGCCCATTTGGGAGGCTTTCTCTGTTCCTCAAGACGATGGGCAATTACGGGAGAAGACCCCCACAGCGAGAAGATTGGAATTACCGGGTTTAGCATAGACTCCCGAAGTATCCATCCCGGAGATCTCTTCATACCCCTGGTTGGATCCCGGACGGATGGACATGCGTACCTTGAGGCGGCAGCGACGGCAGGGTGCCGAGCCGCCCTGGTGAGCCGAGACTTTTACAGAAATAATACCAATGTGATTCGTTCCTTGCTGGAGCAGTTCCCCATGGTAGTGTATTTGGTTCGTGATGTTTTGGGTGGATTGCATACTCTGGCGAGACATCTCCTTAATCAAAAAAAGCTGTTCCGGATTGGAATTACCGGTAGCAACGGTAAGACGACTGCTAAGGAGCTTTTAGCCTCCGTTCTGGCTCAGCATGCGCCAACCTTCATGACCCCTGGAAACTATAATTCAGTCATCGGTTTGCCCCTGGCTATTCCAGATATTACGGATGAGCATGAATACGGGGTGTTTGAGATGGCTATGAGCGAAAAGGGAGAGATGCAGCGTTTATCCGATCTGGTTTTTCCCGATGCTGCCCTCATCACATCCATAGGTACCGCCCATATCGGGAATATCGGATCGCAAATGGGCATAGCCAAGGAGAAGTTTGAGATTTTTCGGAATTGCGGACCCGATACCATCGCTGTGCTGCCTGAGAATGATGAGTACACCCAGCGCCTGAAACACAAGGTCCGGGGGAAGGTGTTTACCTTCGGTCCCGGTACTACCCCAGGATATCAGGGCTATGTTGATCAAGGTGTGGACGGTCAGATTATACGGTGGAAATCTAGAGATATTCATCTGTCCGTACCGGGTATTCATAATCTATACAATGCCCTGGGTGTCATTACCCTAGCACAGGTTATGGGAATCCCTGATGATCATATTGTGGAAGGGCTTGAACAGTATAGACCCGTGTTCGGCAGGAATCAGGTTGTACGGGGGCCGGCAACGATCCTTGTGGATTGCTACAATGCGAATCCGGATTCCATGCGGGCGAGTCTGGAATCGTTTAAATCCCTTTGGACAAAAGGGCAGAAGGTTGCAGTTCTCGGAGATATGAAGGAGCTTGGCCGGTTTTCCCGGGAAGCACACCGCGATCTGGCTCATCAGGTCCTGGAGAGCGGGGTGTCCAGCATCATTTTATACGGTCCTGAAATCCGGGTTACCTATGAAATGCTTCAGCAACAGAGAGGTTTGTTGAGGCAGGTTCTGTGGACGGAGGATCGGGACGAATTGGTTCGCTTGGTACAGGATACTGTGAATGCCGGTGATCTGGTATTGCTGAAGGCTTCCCGGTCCATGGCCCTGGAGCATCTGGCAGAGGTAATTACAAATTCCTTGGAGGTCGGTAATGTTTAAGGTGCTACTCTACCCCTTGGTAGAGTATTTTACTCCCTTTAATGTGTTTCAATATATCACCTTCCGCGCTGCATATGCCGCCGTTACCAGCCTATTGTTGACCCTGCTTCTCGGTCCGCGGGTTATACGGATGTTGGAGCGTTGGAAGATCGGTGAGGGGATCCGCAGCGATGGACCCCAGTCCCACCAGAAAAAAACCGGGACGCCGACCATGGGTGGGTTACTGCTGGTGTTCTCCACGGCATTTTCCGTTTTCCTCTGGATGGATATAAGCAATCTGTACACCTGGATTTCCTTGGTGGCTATACTCGGCTTCGGCGCGGTGGGTTTTGCGGATGATTACATTAAGGTATTTCTTAATAACAAGCAGGGGCTTCCTTCCCGGGTGAAGATGCTGGGGCTTCTGGTGGTGAGTACCGTCATCATGGTGATGCTCTACCATTCTCCGGTGGAATACACTACAAAGCTTTTTATTCCCATGGTAAAGGGAGCGGTGCTTGACCTCGGGGTCTTCTTTATTCCTTTCGGGATTTTTATCTTGGTGGCTACTTCGAATGCGGTAAATCTGACGGATGGCTTGGATGGGCTTGCTACGGGGTTAACCATTATGGTGGGTCTTACCTTTGCTGCCCTGGCCTACCTGACCGGTCGTGTTGATTTTTCTGAGTACCTCCAGATTCCCTATCTGCGGGGTGCTGGTGAGATTTCCATTCTCAGTTTTGCGCTGGTTGGGGCCTGTGTCGGGTTTTTATGGTTCAATTCTAATCCCGCAGAGGTATTCATGGGTGACACTGGTTCGCTCATGCTTGGCGGCGTTGTGGGGGCCATAAGTCTCATGATTAAAAAGGAGCTCCTCCTGGTGATTGTTGGGGGCGTTTTTGTTATTGAGGTTCTCTCAGTGATCATCCAGGTTGTGAGCTTCAAGATACGGAAAAAGAGGGTCTTTTTAATGGCGCCCTTACACCATCATTTTGAACTAAAAGGCTGGGCAGAGAACAAGGTTGTGCTACGGTTTTGGATTCTCGGAGGACTATTCGCCATTCTGAGTTTATCAACCTTGAAAATTCGATAGGAGAAACAGCACAGTATGGGTCAACGGTTCCGTTTGGAAAAATTAGATAAAAAACCCCACAACCTGCTCTTGGTTATTTCAACGGTTGCCATTTTGGGTACCGGCCTTGCCATGCTGCTGTCTTCGTCCTTTTATCGTGGAATGATTCTATTTCAAGATCCCTTCCGATTTTTTAAGAATCAAGTTGTCTTCGCCGGGGTAGGTTTAGGTCTGGCGTATGGGATAAGCAGAATTCCGGTGGACTTTATTAGAAAAAGTGTTCCGTTTTTACTGGTAGGGTCTTATCTCAGCCTGTTATTGGTTTTTGTACCCGGTATTGGGCTTACCCTCATGGGGGCTACCCGCTGGCTGAACCTTGGATTTACTAGTATACAACCTTCAGAATTTGTAAAGATTACCATGGTACTGTATCTGGCGTTTATCCTGTCCAAAAAGCAGGACCAGCTCAACGATCTAGGAAATACCTTGCTGCCTCCGTTTTTAGCCGCTGCCGGGTTTGTATTTTTAGTGGTGATTCAAAATGATTTTTCTTCGGCCATATTTATGGCGGTAATGGCAATGCTGATGTTCTTCATTGCCGGGGTGCGTATGATGTACTTTACAGCCCTGGTGACCATTACCCTTCCCCTAGGGTTGCTAGCTTTACTGACCGAGGAATACCGGGTACAGCGGATAATAACCTTCATTGCTCCCCACCGCGACCCCACTGGGGCCGGGTTTCAGGTATTATCATCCCAACAAGCGTTAGCGAGTGGTGGATTTTGGGGCCGTGGAATCGGACAAGGCGTCCGAAAACTTGGGAATCTTCCTGAGGCGTATTCAGATTTTGTATTCGCAGTAGTAGGGGAGGAGGCCGGCTTCATTGGTGTACTTGGAGTGGTGGTGCTCTTCGCAGTGTTTGCCGTGGCTGGGTATAGAATTGCCATGTCCCGGGGGGTATCGTTCACGGGCTTTGCAGCCTTCGGTTTAACCAGTCTAATCCTCTTTCAAAGTCTCACCAACTTTGCGGTAGTGGTCGGATTAATCCCTGCTACGGGCATTCCATTGCCCTTCTTTTCCTCCGGAGGCTCATCTCTGCTCTCGACCCTGATCATTGTGGGGTTATTAGGAGCCTTCTCGCGTCAAGGAGATTCTACATTGGAGGCTGAAAATGGCTGATTCATACCCCCAACGGTTAGTCTCCGATTTTCAACAGGACTTTGGTGCGGGTTTGTACCTTGTTTCAGGATCAGGAGAAACCACCAGCGATTCTGCGTCCATGAAGGATCGTTCATTACGATCGCGTAATGATGGGGCTCTGAAAAAACGGAATATTATCCGCTGGGTTTCTGCATTAATGATTGTAGTCTCTGTGGCGCTGGCCGGGGTTCTCTTGTACATGACCGTTATTGCTCCTCGAATTCAAGTCTCCCGGGTGGAAATAACGGGGTTGTATGGAGTAACCCAGGACGAGGTGATGGCTGCTACCGAGATTCGCTCCGGAATGCTCATTACCGATATTAATACCTCGGAGATCGTCAACCGGGTAGAGGCCTTGCCCCGGGTATTAAACGCCAGAGTAGAGAAACGGTTCCCGGATACCCTGTCTATCGAGATAGAGGTCCGTCGTCCCTTAGGTATGGTATTCCACCAGGGTGCCATCCAGGGAATTGATACTTCTGGGGTTATTTTCCCAATAGAACAGGCGGAACAGGCCGAACTGCCCATTCTAACGGGATTCCAGATTGGTAAATCGGGGAAGGGGCCTCAGGGATTGGATCCGCGGTATCTGCCCTTTATTGCTGATTTGGAGAAACTTCGTTTGGAAGATCCGGCTCTCTTTCGAATGTTTTCCGAGTTCGAGTTTCAAAACATTGCACCCGGTGGCTACCAGGTATTGATCTATCCCTCACACACCCAGATTCGTGTGCTTGTCGGTGATCGTTTTCCCCGGGAGCGTGCTGTGTACGTTCTTCGTATGATTCAGATGGTAGATGATCCCGGTTATCCCGAACCCGTGGGTGAGATTGATTTCCGGACTGACGATATGGTATACACCCGGATAGGGGGACAGTCATGAGCAACGATGACATTCTTGTAGGACTTGATATTGGTACCTCGAAGATCTGTGCGGTGATTGCCGAGATACCCGAAACCGGGGGTATCGATATCCTAGGGGTAGGAGTTGCTCCCTCCAATGGATTACGGAAGGGTGTTGTGATCAATATTGAAGCAACCCTGCGGTCCGTGTCTGCCGCCATTGAACGGGCTGAGAATATGGCAGGTAGGGAGGTATCCCACGTCATTACGGGTATCTCTGGAGCACATATCGAGGGATTGAATTCCCGGGGAGTCGTGGCCGTAACCAGCAAGGATCGAGAAATCGGTATGATAGATGTGGAGAGAGTTATGGATGCGGCCAAAGCTGTCGTCCTGCCCATGGACCGGGAACTCATCCACGTGATCCCCCAGGAATTTATTGTGGATGACCAACGGGGTGTTAAGGATCCCATTGATATGATTGGAGTCCGGTTGGAAGCTGAGGCCCATCTGATTACAGGGAGTGTTACCGCGGCCCAGAATCTTCTAAAATGTGTAAATCGTGCCGGCTTCAAGGTCGATGAGATCGCCTTGGATGTATTGGTTGCAAGCCAGGCTGTGCTATCCCGGGATGAGATGGAATTGGGGACGATGCTCATCGATATTGGCGGAGGAACCACGGATGTAATCCTCTATAAAAACGGTGCTCCGCTGTACACCAATGTAGTGCCTGTGGGTGGGGCAGAGGTGACTTCCGATCTTTCAATCATGCTTCAAACTCCAATGGATACCATGGAAGAAATCAAATTGACCAGCGGTTGCTGCTACGCCCCCATGCTTGAAGGGGATGATTCCGAGATAATAATCCCTGGGGTTGGAGGAAGACCCCCCATTGCAGCGGACCGGCTTACGCTGTGTGAGTATATTCAGCCCCGGATGACAGAGATTTTTTCTATGGTCAGGGATAAGGTGGAACATGAGGCGCATTTCACCCGATGGCAAAACCTTGGAGGAGGTATAGTCTTAACCGGCGGAGGAGCCCTGCTCCAAGGGGCAGCAGAACTAGCCGGAGATATTTTTTCCGTGCCCGTACGAATTGGATTGCCCCACGGTATCGGAGGACTAACCCCGGAATTTCAGCGTCCAGATCTTGCCTCTGCTGTAGGGTTGATTCTACACCGGGCAAAAAAAATGATTTCTGAGGGTGTGGATGAAAGCCGTGGGTTCGAGACGTCCCGGAAAAAGGGAACACGGTTTGAGTCCCTGAAAAAATGGTTTAAAAACTTCATAGAATGATACTAGAATAATATCTATGCACGGAGTACGAGAACTGCAGAACCTCGTATTCCCCGAGAAGCATGGTAGCAAAAAAGGGAGGGGTTATGAAATTCGAGATTGTCGAAGATGGAAATGGATTTGAAGATACAACATCAAGCCCAACGGTAATTAAGGTGGTTGGTGTCGGGGGCGGCGGAAGTAATGCAGTAAACCGAATGATCGCATCCAAATTGGCGGATGTCGAATTTATAGCGGTTAACACTGATCTGCAGGCCCTCCAGGCAAGTATGGCTCCTACCCGGCTGCCCCTGGGTACCCAGGTTACCGGCGGGTTAGGGGCCGGCGGTAATCCGGAGGTTGGAGAGAAGGCTGCCATAGAGGATACCCAGACCATCGAGAAGCTCCTGCACGGTGCGGATATGGTGTTCATTACCGCAGGTATGGGCGGGGGAACCGGGACCGGTGCTGCACCGATAATCGCCAAGATAGCCCAGGAGTTGGGGATTTTAACCGTAGCGGTAGTCACCAAACCATTTAGTTTTGAGGGAAGAAAAAAGTCAAACCTAGCAGAGCAGGGAATCTCCCGGCTCCGGGAGCATGTGGACACCCTCATTACCATTCCCAAC encodes:
- a CDS encoding class I SAM-dependent methyltransferase; amino-acid sequence: MKTFSKQPGTMENMEVVDCPICSSRLVRELWDCGEFVFSSCEGCGHVYQNPRPAAGDLIERYDGEYLSYEVDNDERFFALMKLGLKDVRFSRIEADIKTRSSGTPRFLDIGCATGMLVRHFKDRGWDAQGVEVCTPAAEYGKTHRGVTIHIGTLETQAFPDQYFDVVHSSHVIEHVPEPGEYIAEQARIVKSQGYLIVTTPNRSSLQARWRGKNWRSAIADHVHLFSRRHLGALLKRHGFRVVRWKTWGGAPVGTASGLKKKILDRGAKVFGFGDVMIYLAQKR
- a CDS encoding DUF4912 domain-containing protein, yielding MTKDTIRKLSADDLRKLVELLDLDIDDELLILDSDELRLQVEELIFEELEDTRIEREQNSTLPVQYQDKRYSTIEDIFGTDRPIDFGSFEFPEQYNVTRIVCMLRDPAWVFAYWDISLHDRNVMMEEPSFQEVKLLMEEVQGGESEEREAIIVEIPIQLNDSKWYINIPRRGTHYRVSLVAVFSNKNEVLAKSGVFTVPSGSISRQLDIIESFETEALLALSGLENLGVSTYEGIPQRILRHINVND
- a CDS encoding glycoside hydrolase family 57 protein yields the protein MQQPKGYLNFVLHAHLPFIRHPEYETFLEETWLFEAISETYLPLLRMFDRLDADGIPINISISFSPTLVSMLEDPLLQQRYVTYVEKLIRLGESEVVRTKGDPDFAPLAEMYLDFYSRNLEDFTQKFEMHILRGFEFYFKKGSIELLTAPGTYPFLPFYEQYPSNVAAHVEAAIDTHHRAFGKVPKGMWLPECGYYPGLEEILKDYEIEHFYTSAHGLLFSPDIPVSGVYAPVQTPNGLAVFGRDISSANLVWSSEQGYPGDPVYRDFYRDIGHDLDFDYIKPYLHLEKIRVNTGYKYFAVTGNTPQKRIYRPERAQKKVREHAENFIYHHTQHINKVSPLMNSTPVITCPFSAELFGHWWFEGPQWLEKVLRTVHQTHELEFILPTKFLGNQDQELQTVQPIFSSWGNKGYAEVWLEGSNDWIYRHIHTAIERLQEVIERFPDASGLKERALNQAAREIMMAQSLDWPVIMRSGTAERYAVNRVKEHIANFYRIYDALGQGNLGTEWLTRVEKKHNIFPSLDYRVFASRRLKKQRNHGHPYAIR
- the mraZ gene encoding division/cell wall cluster transcriptional repressor MraZ, coding for MLTGEYRVSLDDKGRLIIPSRLRSAIPGDSLVLTRGVDRCLWLFPMEDWRALSSSLMEAASPFQKKARLLQRRIIAPAQEMDLDKLGRVNIPGTLQEAAGLQKDCVILGIEKYLEIWDLDEYQRYYAETEEEFQEAAEELGGLVSF
- the rsmH gene encoding 16S rRNA (cytosine(1402)-N(4))-methyltransferase RsmH; the protein is MDIVHKPVMVEEVVDYLKPEPNADSLLVDCTLGEGGHSERFLSDFPQLRVIGIDRDPDIQQKARIRLASFEDRMQYFLGWYDEYFNLNPMGERPDRILFDLGISVFHYAQSGRGFSFSSDEPLDMRLDNTEGESAGDVVNRRSEGEIADIFFRYGEERYSRRIAARIVAERKNSPFLTAKQLADAIWHAVPNQYRHGRIHPATRCFQALRIMVNHELDRVERAVQASFRVLKPGGRLGVISFHSLEDRIVKKAFREYSRNCSCPPEQPICNCGGRALGSILTKKPLVATELECRNNPPSRSAKFRVIQKLRDTRMDQ
- a CDS encoding UDP-N-acetylmuramoyl-tripeptide--D-alanyl-D-alanine ligase, yielding MTEKPSGAAVLFTFPELTAHLGGFLCSSRRWAITGEDPHSEKIGITGFSIDSRSIHPGDLFIPLVGSRTDGHAYLEAAATAGCRAALVSRDFYRNNTNVIRSLLEQFPMVVYLVRDVLGGLHTLARHLLNQKKLFRIGITGSNGKTTAKELLASVLAQHAPTFMTPGNYNSVIGLPLAIPDITDEHEYGVFEMAMSEKGEMQRLSDLVFPDAALITSIGTAHIGNIGSQMGIAKEKFEIFRNCGPDTIAVLPENDEYTQRLKHKVRGKVFTFGPGTTPGYQGYVDQGVDGQIIRWKSRDIHLSVPGIHNLYNALGVITLAQVMGIPDDHIVEGLEQYRPVFGRNQVVRGPATILVDCYNANPDSMRASLESFKSLWTKGQKVAVLGDMKELGRFSREAHRDLAHQVLESGVSSIILYGPEIRVTYEMLQQQRGLLRQVLWTEDRDELVRLVQDTVNAGDLVLLKASRSMALEHLAEVITNSLEVGNV
- the mraY gene encoding phospho-N-acetylmuramoyl-pentapeptide-transferase; the encoded protein is MFKVLLYPLVEYFTPFNVFQYITFRAAYAAVTSLLLTLLLGPRVIRMLERWKIGEGIRSDGPQSHQKKTGTPTMGGLLLVFSTAFSVFLWMDISNLYTWISLVAILGFGAVGFADDYIKVFLNNKQGLPSRVKMLGLLVVSTVIMVMLYHSPVEYTTKLFIPMVKGAVLDLGVFFIPFGIFILVATSNAVNLTDGLDGLATGLTIMVGLTFAALAYLTGRVDFSEYLQIPYLRGAGEISILSFALVGACVGFLWFNSNPAEVFMGDTGSLMLGGVVGAISLMIKKELLLVIVGGVFVIEVLSVIIQVVSFKIRKKRVFLMAPLHHHFELKGWAENKVVLRFWILGGLFAILSLSTLKIR